One part of the Pogoniulus pusillus isolate bPogPus1 chromosome 8, bPogPus1.pri, whole genome shotgun sequence genome encodes these proteins:
- the STXBP3 gene encoding syntaxin-binding protein 3, whose protein sequence is MAPAAKGLKSLVWQKLKTSVFDDCRKEDEWKIILLDDYTTKLLSLCCRMTDLLAEGITVVENVYKNREPVPHMKAIYLITPTKKSVDGLIDDFITKSSSRYKAAYVYFTDFCPDNLFNKIKSCCAKSIRRCKEINISFFPYESQVFTLDVPDAFYRCYSPTLEKTKDKDAVMQVMAEQIVTLCATLDENPGVRYKSGPTDKASKLAQLVEENLENYYKTDEKSQIKTKTHSQLIIIDRGFDPVSTVLHELTFQAMAYDLLPIENDTYKYKTEGSAGKEREAILEEDDELWVKMRHKHIADVIEEIPKLLKEVSAKKKATEGKLSISALAQLMKKMPHYRKEISRQVLHLNLAEDCMNKFKSNLERLCKIEQDLALGTDAEGQKVKDSMRVLLPVLLSKNHENYDKIRAILLYIFSTNGTTQENLDKLIQNVQIESDSDMIRNWQYLGVPILTSSGALQHKHPRRDRSSEETFQISRWTPVIKDIMEDAIENKLDSKEWPYSSQCPPTWNGSGAVSARQKPKASYQEGRRSSARLIIFVIGGVTYSEMRCAYEVSQAHKSCEVFIGSTHILTPKRLLDDVKSLSKPRDVVCIKDE, encoded by the exons AGCTGAAAACATCAGTATTTGAtgactgcaggaaagaggacgAATGGAAG ATAATTCTTTTAGATGATTACACTACTAAATTGCTGTCACTATGCTGCAGAATGACTGACCTACTGGCAGAGGGAATCACAG TGGTGGAGAATGTCTATAAAAACCGTGAGCCTGTCCCACATATGAAAGCAATATATTTAATAACTCCCACCAAAAAG TCTGTGGATGGACTTATTGATGACTTCATCACTAAATCATCCAGCAGATACAAAGCAGCATATGTTTATTTCACTGACT TTTGCCCTGACAACCTCTTCAATAAAATCAAGTCTTGTTGTGCAAAATCAATAAGAAGATGCAAGGAGATCAacatttccttcttcccttaTGAGTCTCAG GTATTTACTCTCGATGTCCCGGATGCATTCTACCGCTGTTACAGTCCAACTCTGGAAAAGACAAAGGATAAAGATGCTGTAATGCAAGTTATGGCTGAACAAATTGTTACCTTATGTGCCACACTAGATGAGAATCCAGGAGTACGATACAAAAG tGGACCAACTGATAAAGCCAGCAAGCTTGCACAACTTGTTGAAGAAAACCTTGAAAACTATTACAAGACAGATGAGAAAAGCCAAATAAAG ACTAAAACACACTCCCAATTAATAATAATTGATCGTGGCTTTGACCCGGTATCGACTGTGCTTCATGAACTCACGTTCCAGGCAATGGCATATGATCTTCTACCCATTGAAAATGATACTTACAA aTACAAAacagagggatctgctgggaagGAACGAGAAGCAATTCTGGAGGAAGATGATGAACTCTGGGTGAAGATGCGGCACAAACATATTGCAGATGTGATAGA ggaAATACCAAAACTTTTGAAAGAAgtttcagcaaaaaaaaaggcaacagagGGAAAA TTATCAATATCTGCTCTGGCCCAGTTGATGAAAAAGATGCCTCACTATCGCAAAGAGATCAGTAGG cAAGTTCTTCATCTCAACTTAGCAGAAGATTGCATGAACAAGTTCAAGTCTAACCTGGAACGGCTCTGTAAAATTGAACAG GACTTGGCTCTTGGAACTGATGCAGAAGGTCAAAAAGTGAAAGACTCAATGAGAGTCCTCCTTCCAGTTCTGCTCAGTAAAAATCATGAGAACTATGACAAAATAAGAGCTATTCTCCTGTATATCTTCAGCACAAATG GAACTACCCAGGAGAACTTGGACAAACTGATCCAGAATGTACAAATAGAAAGTGACAGTGATATGATAAGGAATTGGCAATACCTTGGTGTTCCTATTCTCACTTCA TCTGGTGCCCTGCAGCATAAACACCCAAGAAGGGACCGTTCTTCAGAAGAAACTTTTCAGATCTCTAGGTGGACTCCTGTTATCAAGGACATTATGGAG GATGCTATAGAGAACAAACTAGACTCAAAAGAGTGGCCTTATTCTTCCCAGTGTCCTCCTACCTGGAATGGCTCGGGAGCAGTAAG TGCACGCCAGAAACCTAAAGCTAGCTACCAAGAGGGGCGAAGGAGTAGCGCAAGACTGATCATATTTGTGATTGGAGGCGTGACGTACTCCGAGATGCGCTGTGCTTACGAAGTTTCTCAAGCCCACAAGTCCTGTGAAGTTTTTATTG GTTCTACTCATATTTTGACACCAAAAAGACTGCTGGATGATGTGAAGAGCCTTAGTAAACCAAGGGATGTGGTCTGCATTAAGGATGAATAG